A genomic window from Oceanobacillus timonensis includes:
- the spoVK gene encoding stage V sporulation protein K produces MAQAERYKNGRINIILNENTQQPSREVRVKKQKHSPLEVIDKEFASFVGLNDLKTSIKEIYASILINEKRKEQGLKTSKQVLHMLFKGNPGTGKTTVARKLAKLYHDMNVLSKGHFIEAERADLVGEYIGQTAQKTRAIIQKAMGGILFIDEAYSLSRGGEKDFGKEAIDLLVKHMEDGREDMVLILAGYPREMDRFLSMNPGLESRFPFILDFDDYSVDELLNIGNRMLGERQYQLSKPAEWKLRSHLARKLREESFNFSNARYVRNVIEKAIRLQAVRLLASERIVSKDLIVLTEEDLLLE; encoded by the coding sequence TTGGCACAGGCAGAAAGGTATAAAAATGGACGTATTAATATCATATTAAACGAGAATACACAACAGCCCAGCAGGGAGGTTCGTGTGAAAAAGCAAAAACATTCGCCGCTTGAAGTAATCGATAAAGAATTTGCATCTTTTGTCGGTTTAAACGACTTAAAAACGTCCATTAAAGAGATTTATGCCAGTATTCTTATCAACGAAAAGCGAAAGGAACAAGGGTTAAAAACCTCCAAACAGGTTCTTCATATGTTATTTAAAGGAAACCCCGGAACGGGAAAAACGACCGTAGCCCGGAAATTGGCAAAACTTTATCATGATATGAACGTCCTGTCAAAAGGGCATTTTATTGAAGCGGAACGTGCAGATTTAGTCGGCGAATATATCGGCCAGACAGCACAAAAAACAAGAGCGATTATTCAGAAAGCAATGGGTGGTATTTTATTTATTGACGAAGCTTACTCGTTATCGCGTGGAGGGGAAAAGGATTTTGGTAAAGAAGCGATTGATCTACTGGTAAAACATATGGAAGACGGCCGGGAAGATATGGTTCTTATCCTTGCCGGCTATCCACGTGAAATGGATCGTTTTCTTTCGATGAATCCTGGCCTTGAGTCCCGCTTTCCGTTTATTTTAGACTTTGATGATTATTCTGTTGATGAATTATTAAATATAGGAAATCGTATGTTGGGCGAGAGACAGTACCAATTATCAAAACCGGCGGAATGGAAGCTTCGCAGTCATTTAGCGAGAAAATTGCGGGAAGAATCTTTTAATTTTTCGAATGCAAGGTATGTGCGAAATGTCATTGAAAAAGCAATCCGGTTACAAGCGGTCCGGCTGCTTGCCTCCGAACGAATAGTATCCAAAGATTTAATTGTTTTAACAGAGGAGGATTTGTTGCTAGAATAG
- the gltD gene encoding glutamate synthase small subunit has translation MGKATGFMEIKRKNAVEREPLERIKDWQEYAGTFSDDAASEQGARCMDCSIPFCHIGMEIEGATSGCPIYNLIPEWNDLVYKGRWREALDRLMKTNNFPEFTGSVCPAPCEGSCTVAINDPAVTIKNIEQKIIDKGFEEGWIEPRIPTVRTGKKVAIIGSGPAGLAAADQLNQAGHEVTVYERADRAGGLLTYGIPNMKLDKGVVERRIQLLRQEGIHFVLNTEVGKDISAEEIKASFDSVILCTGAQKHRDLPLEGRDSKGVRFAMDYLTRSTETLLDEEVEIEEELNAEGKDVIVIGGGDTGADCIATAIRQGAKSIVQFGKHPQLPIKRADTNQWPAYPQVFSLEYAHKEAKEKFGEDIREYSIQTKKFVTNEQGELKALHTVQMEKRQDEDGVFFFEEIPGTEKVWPVQLVLIAIGFEGGEEPVVNAFGVKTMRNRVLAAYGKFVTTADNVFAAGDARRGQSLIVWAINEGREVAYQVDAYIMGETSLPSVANM, from the coding sequence ATGGGTAAAGCAACTGGATTTATGGAAATAAAAAGAAAAAATGCTGTGGAGCGTGAACCGCTTGAAAGAATAAAAGACTGGCAGGAATACGCTGGCACTTTCTCAGATGATGCAGCTAGTGAGCAAGGTGCGCGCTGTATGGATTGCAGTATTCCGTTTTGTCATATTGGGATGGAAATAGAAGGAGCTACATCAGGCTGTCCTATCTATAACCTGATTCCGGAGTGGAATGATCTTGTCTATAAAGGGAGATGGAGAGAAGCGTTAGACAGGTTAATGAAAACCAATAATTTTCCTGAATTCACCGGCAGCGTTTGCCCTGCACCATGTGAAGGTTCTTGCACGGTAGCAATTAATGACCCCGCTGTAACGATTAAAAATATCGAGCAGAAAATCATTGATAAAGGGTTTGAAGAAGGATGGATCGAACCGCGGATTCCAACTGTGCGTACTGGCAAAAAGGTGGCTATTATCGGTTCCGGACCAGCCGGATTAGCAGCAGCGGATCAGTTAAATCAAGCGGGCCACGAAGTAACAGTTTATGAGCGTGCGGACCGGGCTGGCGGATTGCTGACCTATGGTATTCCAAATATGAAACTGGATAAAGGCGTAGTTGAACGACGTATCCAGCTGCTTCGTCAGGAAGGAATTCATTTTGTGTTAAATACGGAGGTGGGCAAAGATATTTCAGCAGAAGAAATCAAAGCAAGCTTCGACTCCGTGATTCTTTGTACGGGCGCGCAGAAGCATCGTGATTTGCCCCTGGAAGGCAGAGACAGCAAAGGAGTACGTTTTGCGATGGATTACCTGACACGCTCAACCGAAACCCTGCTTGATGAAGAGGTGGAAATAGAGGAAGAGTTAAACGCAGAAGGAAAAGATGTTATTGTCATCGGCGGCGGAGACACGGGTGCAGATTGTATTGCAACGGCTATCCGTCAGGGCGCCAAAAGCATTGTCCAATTCGGGAAGCATCCGCAGCTGCCGATTAAACGCGCAGATACTAACCAATGGCCAGCTTATCCGCAAGTATTCAGCTTAGAATATGCACACAAAGAAGCGAAAGAAAAGTTTGGCGAGGATATCCGGGAATATTCCATTCAAACAAAGAAATTTGTGACCAATGAACAAGGCGAATTAAAAGCGTTGCATACGGTACAAATGGAGAAAAGGCAAGATGAGGATGGTGTTTTCTTTTTTGAAGAAATACCAGGAACAGAAAAGGTGTGGCCTGTGCAGCTTGTGTTGATTGCTATTGGATTTGAAGGAGGCGAAGAGCCGGTTGTAAATGCTTTCGGAGTTAAAACAATGCGAAACCGCGTGCTTGCAGCATATGGAAAATTTGTAACAACAGCGGATAATGTATTTGCGGCAGGGGATGCTCGCAGAGGTCAGAGTTTGATTGTCTGGGCGATTAATGAAGGAAGAGAAGTTGCCTATCAGGTCGATGCATATATAATGGGGGAAACTTCCCTGCCATCTGTTGCAAATATGTAA